Proteins encoded within one genomic window of Deinococcus multiflagellatus:
- a CDS encoding TetR/AcrR family transcriptional regulator, with protein MSEQESPTVTNTRERILDATIEVVAEDGFGRATTRSISINAGVAEVTLFRLFKSKANLIVEVFLNLTNSYQEAALSPTGNLEQDLQRVAEQYYRLARRNRKLILRMLPEVAYNVTLRKASLPLRQKVMTSLRSLFAHYQNEGQFPGRNLDDLMAAFMGPMVGKIFLMGEVFDVETHFDAAQHVNDFLYGVSQGESPSPS; from the coding sequence ATGTCTGAGCAGGAATCACCAACGGTGACGAACACCCGTGAACGCATTCTCGATGCCACCATCGAAGTGGTGGCCGAGGATGGGTTCGGCCGCGCCACCACCCGGTCCATTTCCATCAACGCCGGCGTGGCAGAGGTCACACTCTTCCGCCTGTTCAAGTCCAAGGCGAACTTGATCGTTGAAGTGTTTCTCAACCTCACCAACAGTTACCAGGAAGCGGCCCTGTCGCCCACCGGCAATCTTGAACAGGACCTGCAGCGGGTGGCCGAGCAGTACTACCGTCTCGCGCGGCGCAACCGCAAGCTGATTCTGCGCATGCTGCCTGAAGTGGCGTATAACGTCACCCTCCGCAAAGCGTCCCTGCCGCTGCGCCAGAAAGTCATGACGAGCCTGCGCAGTCTCTTCGCGCATTACCAGAACGAAGGTCAGTTTCCCGGGCGTAACCTTGACGATCTCATGGCCGCGTTCATGGGGCCCATGGTCGGCAAGATTTTCCTCATGGGTGAAGTGTTCGACGTCGAAACCCACTTCGACGCGGCGCAGCACGTCAACGACTTCCTGTACGGCGTCAGCCAGGGTGAGTCACCGTCCCCATCATGA
- a CDS encoding 4'-phosphopantetheinyl transferase family protein, translating to MSGAAPHTAVYLAHADDFAGLVALLTPEEHIRARAIALPAPRRRYVAARALVRTVLAARLGAPPQALTFALGPYGKPYLVGLDVPFNLSHTGDHLALAVGNGPVGVDLEEVRPLQNSHAMLQTALGPLERERLQRLPPAQHLAAFYRAWACKEAILKAQGVGLTYDLHAVQLTVPADLHAAPVPEQGPEGPFGPWQLFLHWVHPTRVLALASTGPGITLIPVQTVEDREGRWIIHPAAAVLERR from the coding sequence ATGAGCGGCGCCGCGCCGCACACGGCGGTGTATCTGGCGCACGCCGATGACTTCGCCGGCCTTGTGGCGCTGCTCACGCCAGAAGAACACATCCGTGCGCGCGCCATCGCGTTGCCTGCCCCTCGGCGCCGGTACGTGGCGGCGCGCGCACTGGTGCGGACCGTTCTGGCTGCCCGGCTCGGCGCGCCGCCCCAGGCCCTGACATTTGCACTGGGGCCGTACGGCAAGCCGTACCTCGTCGGCCTGGACGTGCCGTTCAACCTCAGCCACACCGGTGATCACCTCGCCCTGGCCGTCGGCAACGGTCCTGTTGGGGTGGATCTGGAGGAAGTCCGCCCCCTCCAGAACAGTCACGCCATGCTGCAGACGGCCCTGGGCCCCTTGGAGCGCGAGCGGCTGCAGCGCCTGCCACCTGCACAGCATCTGGCCGCGTTCTACCGGGCCTGGGCCTGTAAAGAGGCCATCCTCAAGGCGCAGGGCGTGGGCCTGACGTACGACCTGCATGCCGTGCAGCTCACTGTGCCGGCGGACCTGCACGCCGCGCCCGTCCCCGAACAGGGACCTGAAGGGCCGTTCGGTCCGTGGCAGCTTTTTCTGCATTGGGTGCATCCCACGCGTGTGCTGGCCCTGGCCAGCACCGGGCCCGGCATCACCTTGATCCCGGTTCAAACGGTGGAGGACCGGGAGGGCCGCTGGATCATCCACCCCGCTGCAGCGGTTCTGGAGCGGCGATGA